In Naumovozyma castellii chromosome 1, complete genome, one DNA window encodes the following:
- the PEA2 gene encoding Pea2p (ancestral locus Anc_8.198): protein MTENHLEMSYPTMDLLKKANPVLFSEERYDEYPLDGEELMQYLSTSSTINNHSRPLTNVDYSDYLVYGKDDGSNHQEIDLDKKLISEFILFLIQSRQHDSNDAENNKHKSIKFEEFLKMEPYSKRWYNCILDVLEQGNATEVVDLSMSNKILSEFIRKGNERDLVKADDQTLEELTSYLLSSAIKRGIDIKPVRLDDPVAFLKNGIDCILNSVDSSSLAPSQELDHNDDSENKPSSQENEIGKNKDIEQSMALGERESETTMEEMKTAFKDLQLAHNFLTKRFEHDRVGYSQDIEKLTRTNRELQEKLLSYHSSLTKTEKKLQEAEKASKELKTKNDNYSSPRTLSNTSNPLNSPILSPELWGPPSPGSINSNAGAHSISIMRNEFKRIITETQKKHEKELSEERKKRLDLEEELKKLKE, encoded by the coding sequence ATGACTGAAAATCACCTAGAAATGTCATATCCAACAATGGACCTCTTGAAGAAGGCCAATCCAGTTCTTTTTTCCGAAGAAAGATACGATGAGTATCCCTTAGATGGCGAGGAATTGATGCAATATTTGAGTACGTCTTCCACAATAAATAACCACTCAAGACCGCTAACGAACGTCGACTACTCAGATTACTTGGTTTACGGCAAAGACGATGGGTCCAACCATCAGGAGATTGACTTGGATAAGAAACTAATAAGTGAATTCATTTTATTTCTCATACAGTCGCGTCAACACGACAGTAATGACGCTGAGAATAATAAACATAAATCCATAAAGTTTGAAgagtttttgaaaatggagCCTTATTCCAAGAGATGGTATAATTGTATCTTGGATGTATTAGAACAGGGGAATGCTACTGAGGTGGTTGATTTATCGATGTCCAATAAAATTCTAAGTGAGTTCATCCGAAAAGGAAATGAACGAGATTTAGTTAAGGCTGATGACCAAACTTTGGAAGAGCTTACTTCTTATCTATTATCAAGTGCGATTAAAAGAGGTATTGATATTAAACCTGTAAGGTTGGATGATCCGGTGGcttttttgaagaatggCATTGACTGTATACTGAATTCAGttgattcatcatcattggCACCTTCTCAAGAACTAGACCACAATGATGATTCCGAAAATAAGCCCTCGAgtcaagaaaatgaaattggtAAGAACAAAGATATAGAACAGAGCATGGCATTGGGGGAACGAGAAAGTGAAACCACTATGGAAGAAATGAAAACAGCATTTAAGGATCTACAACTGGCGCATAACTTTTTGACGAAACGTTTCGAACATGATCGTGTGGGCTACAGccaagatattgaaaagttaACACGAACAAACAGagaattacaagaaaaattattatcatatcattcttctttaacTAAGACGGAAAAGAAGTTACAGGAGGCAGAAAAGGCTTcaaaggaattgaaaacGAAAAATGATAACTATTCTTCACCTAGAACACTATCCAATACATCAAACCCATTGAATTCACCAATACTTTCGCCAGAGTTATGGGGACCACCTTCTCCAGGTAGCATTAACAGTAACGCAGGAGCTCATTCGATATCCATCATGAGAaatgaattcaaaagaataataacagAGACTCAGAAAAAACATGAAAAAGAGCTGAGTGAAGAACGAAAGAAGAGGTTAGATTTAGAAGAAGAGTTAAAGAAGCTAAAAGAATAG
- the UBP3 gene encoding mRNA-binding ubiquitin-specific protease UBP3 (ancestral locus Anc_8.202) — protein sequence MSETKEESTSMYPPTNSPPQPQANMHFPVHYQATAPMQMYPFQSPYMYGQQPAYAFNMVNQNQMMYQNNAGGMPTQGGGNGFNGSKKKYGNNSNMGSKTHNYHQNANSPSYTPTYHSTSNNNLNTHSKRSHSNYNNSTDSTGTTTPSYDPFRFDVSKLTVTKTLEFPLFVNANQKDYIRARSKRREVRLKTINSVKEINLDINEEEKITEPPKEAEKKVEQKLEPQVEIVSKKDKADEVPKPEKETETKKSSTVTIEKDKAKRSSTPATPKPVLEVVPTESKKKEKENRTKKEESEVALNLPSPEEKSSADVVVPTTPAATKAPTPMLWAAVASGGISKVKQASSSSKNLTSTKGAPASVSKSSRSPNALAQAPQKKDSKYVPPSTKGAESLGSIALRMCFDPDFINYTLKTKQNSNVDRTIPIKSIIPRGIVNMANICFMSSVLQVLLYCKPFIDILNVISTRNMYSRVGVSSSRLLDACVNLYKQFDKETVEAQQKEMEESKSLSTSNPTSAPSSASSSVSSSSMGSLVSASNATPPPQQSKEKTKQLDGQTSATSETGITTSLPAIKPDDFYKILSTIPKFRDLQWGRQEDAEEFLTHLLDQLHEELVSSIDCLTDNEIQNLLQSINDESLKIFIVRNLPRYKKADFITNISPKLKELINKYGAANDDTSSDNEWFEVSGSSKKGKKNKTAAKRTVEVIPSPISNLFGGQFRSVLDIPNNKESQSITLDPFQTIQLDISDPKVNDLESAFKQFSEYELLPFRTSNGTDVEAKKQTFIDKLPRVLLIQLKRFAFVTNSNKDSNMSNYNAYSGRIEKIRKKIIYGHDLTIPIESVSSTSLRDDANREYKLTGVIYHHGSSPDGGHYTADVFHQQTNKWYRIDDVNISELKNDHVLDADDNDMGTRTAYILIYEKKN from the coding sequence ATGTCTGAAActaaagaagaatcaaCATCCATGTATCCTCCAACCAACTCTCCACCACAGCCACAGGCAAACATGCATTTCCCAGTCCATTATCAAGCCACGGCACCTATGCAAATGTACCCTTTCCAAAGTCCGTACATGTACGGACAACAACCTGCCTATGCATTCAATATGGTCAATCAAAACCAAATGATGTATCAGAATAATGCAGGAGGTATGCCCACACAAGGAGGCGGCAATGGTTTCAATGgatcaaagaagaagtacGGTAATAATAGCAATATGGGTTCCAAGACTCATaattatcatcaaaatgCCAACAGTCCTAGTTATACTCCAACTTATCATTCTACTAGTAACAATAACTTGAATACTCATTCAAAGAGAAGCCATTCTAATTACAATAATAGCACAGACTCGACCGGGACAACTACGCCAAGTTATGACCCATTTAGATTCGACGTCTCTAAATTGACCGTCACTAAGACATTGGAATTCCCATTATTTGTAAACGCAAATCAAAAAGATTATATAAGGGCTAGGTCTAAGAGACGTGAGGTGAGATTGAAAACTATAAATTCTGTCAAGGAAATAAATTTGGACataaatgaagaagaaaaaataactGAACCACCAAAAGAAGCTGAGAAAAAGGTGGAGCAGAAATTAGAACCTCAAGTGGAAATCGTCTCCAAAAAGGATAAGGCAGATGAAGTACCTAAGCcagaaaaagaaactgAAACTAAAAAATCTTCTACTGTCACTATAGAGAAGGACAAGGCGAAGCGTTCCTCCACCCCTGCAACTCCAAAGCCTGTATTAGAAGTAGTACCTACCgaatcaaagaaaaaggaaaaggaaaaccGTAccaagaaggaagaatCTGAAGTTGCATTAAATCTACCTTCTCCTGAAGAGAAATCATCCGCAGATGTAGTAGTACCAACTACTCCAGCGGCTACAAAAGCACCAACTCCAATGTTATGGGCTGCAGTTGCCTCAGGTGGTATCTCTAAAGTAAAACAAGCAAGCTCATCGTCGAAGAACCTAACCTCCACCAAGGGAGCACCAGCATCTGTTTCAAAGAGCAGTCGTTCTCCCAATGCCCTAGCACAAGCTCCACAAAAGAAAGATAGTAAATATGTCCCACCGTCAACAAAAGGTGCAGAATCTTTAGGTTCCATTGCTTTAAGAATGTGTTTTGACCCAGACTTTATTAATTACACATTAAAGACAAAACAAAACTCTAATGTGGACCGTACGATTCCAATTAAATCTATCATTCCAAGAGGTATTGTTAATATGGCCAATATTTGTTTCATGAGTTCTGTTTTGCAGGTGTTATTATACTGTAAGCCTTTCATTGACATATTGAACGTTATTAGTACTAGAAATATGTATTCTAGAGTCGGTGTTTCATCTTCCAGACTATTAGATGCATGTGTGAATCTTTATAAACAGTTTGATAAGGAAACTGTAGAAGCTCAACAAAAGGAAATGGAAGAGAGcaaatcattatcaacTTCAAATCCAACTTCGGCTCCAAGTTCTGCGTCGTCCTCTGTTtcgtcttcttcaatgggATCTCTCGTTTCTGCTTCTAATGCTACACCTCCTCCCCAACAATCAAAGGAAAAGACAAAGCAACTAGATGGACAAACTTCTGCCACATCAGAAACTGGTATCACAACATCTCTACCTGCTATTAAACCTGATGatttttacaaaattttATCCACAATTCCTAAATTTAGAGATTTGCAATGGGGCCGTCAAGAAGATGCAGAAGAATTCTTAACTCATTTATTAGATCAACTACACGAAGAATTGGTTTCATCTATTGATTGTTTGACTGATAACGAAATTCAAAACTTATTACAAAgtattaatgatgaatcattgaaaatatttatcgTAAGAAATTTACCACGCTATAAGAAGGCGGACTTTATTACTAATATATCTCCGAAATTAAAGGAGTTGATTAACAAATATGGTGCTGCAAATGATGACACATCCAGTGACAATGAATGGTTTGAAGTTAGTGGTAGTAGCAAAAAGGgtaagaaaaataagaCCGCTGCAAAGAGAACTGTGGAAGTTATTCCATCACCAATTTCTAACCTATTTGGTGGCCAATTCCGTTCGGTATTGgatattccaaataataaagaatctCAGTCGATCACTTTAGATCCATTCCAAACTATACAATTAGACATTTCAGATCCTAAAGTTAATGATCTTGAAAGTGCCTTCAAACAGTTTAGTGAGTATGAATTATTACCATTTAGAACATCGAATGGCACCGACGTTGAAGCCAAGAAGCAAACCtttattgataaattgCCACGAGTAttattaattcaattgaaacGTTTTGCATTTGTTACAAACAGTAATAAAGATAGTAACATGTCTAACTATAATGCATACAGCGGGCgtattgaaaagattcgcaagaagattatttatGGTCATGATCTGACAATACCTATCGAATCTGTCTCATCCACTTCATTGAGAGATGATGCCAATAGGGAATATAAGCTAACTGGGGTTATTTATCATCATGGTAGTAGCCCAGATGGTGGTCATTACACGGCTGATGTCTTTCATCAACAGACCAATAAATGGTATAGAATCGACGATGTCAATATCagtgaattgaaaaatgatcATGTTCTGGACGcagatgataatgatatgGGAACCAGAACAGCTTATATCTTAATatatgaaaagaaaaactaa
- the PPH3 gene encoding phosphoprotein phosphatase PP4 catalytic subunit PPH3 (ancestral locus Anc_8.199) produces MSLDIDAVIDLLKQGKHVKEETVYTLCLRSQELLMSEANVTHVDTPVTICGDIHGQLHDLLTLFEKSGGVEKTRYVFLGDFVDRGFYSLESFLLLLCYKLRYPDRITLIRGNHETRQITKVYGFYDEIMRKYGNCNVWRYCCEVFDYLSLGAIINNSIFCVHGGLSPEINTLDEIRAIDRKQEVPHEGAMCDLLWSDPEEVDTWSLSPRGAGFLFGKSEVDKFLSTNNVELIARAHQLVMEGYKEMFDGGLVTVWSAPNYCYRCGNVAAVLRIEDDLQRNYTIFEAVQPQDGGGNAIIPTKKPQMDYFL; encoded by the coding sequence ATGAGCTTGGATATAGATGCGGTTATAGACCTACTGAAACAGGGGAAACACGTTAAGGAAGAAACTGTGTATACGCTTTGTCTAAGGTCACAGGAATTGTTAATGAGTGAGGCCAACGTGACTCATGTGGATACGCCTGTGACTATATGTGGTGATATACACGGTCAGTTACACGACTTGCTGACATTATTTGAGAAGAGTGGAGGCGTTGAAAAGACGAGATACGTGTTTCTGGGCGATTTTGTGGATAGAGGATTCTATTCATTGGAGTCATTTTTATTGCTACTTTGTTATAAACTGAGGTATCCTGACAGAATCACTTTGATTAGGGGAAACCATGAAACAAGACAAATAACTAAAGTTTATGGGTTCTATGATGAAATCATGAGGAAATATGGGAATTGTAACGTATGGAGATATTGTTGTGAGGTATTCGATTATTTATCTTTGGGTGCCATTATAAATAATAGCATATTCTGTGTTCATGGTGGACTTTCACCAGAAATAAATACCTTAGATGAAATTCGTGCAATCGATAGGAAACAAGAAGTGCCGCATGAGGGAGCAATGTGTGATTTATTGTGGTCAGACCCGGAGGAGGTGGATACGTGGTCATTATCTCCTAGAGGAGCAGGCTTTCTTTTTGGTAAGAGTGAAgttgataaattcttgTCAACTAATAATGTAGAATTAATTGCACGAGCTCACCAATTGGTCATGGAAGGATACAAGGAGATGTTTGATGGGGGTCTAGTTACAGTTTGGTCTGCTCCAAATTATTGTTATAGATGTGGGAACGTCGCCGCAGTGTTGCGGATTGAAGACGATCTGCAGAGAAATTATACGATATTTGAAGCAGTGCAACCACAAGATGGTGGTGGAAATGCAATAATACCTACCAAAAAACCTCAGATGGACTATTTCCTCTGA
- the SPT15 gene encoding TATA-binding protein (ancestral locus Anc_8.197) gives MSEEETRFSEFKEANKIVFDPNTRQVWDNQGTTGNVATNNGTSVKPEAGSMQEAQANAKQEQEDQDEDNSATSGIVPTLQNIVATVNLGCRLDLKTVALHARNAEYNPKRFAAVIMRIREPKTTALIFASGKMVVTGAKSEDDSKLASRKYARIIQKIGFAAKFTDFKIQNIVGSCDVKFPIRLEGLAFSHGTFSSYEPELFPGLIYRMVKPKIVLLIFVSGKIVLTGAKQREEIYQAFEAIYPVLSEFRKM, from the coding sequence ATGTCAGAAGAGGAAACCCGTTTCAGTGAGTTTAAGGAGGCGAATAAAATTGTTTTCGATCCAAATACAAGACAAGTTTGGGACAACCAGGGAACCACAGGCAATGTTGCCACGAACAATGGAACGAGCGTAAAGCCTGAAGCAGGGAGTATGCAGGAAGCTCAAGCGAATGCgaaacaagaacaagaggaCCAAGATGAGGATAATTCAGCCACTTCAGGGATAGTACCAACTCTACAGAATATTGTTGCTACAGTGAACCTGGGTTGTCGGTTAGATTTAAAGACTGTAGCACTTCATGCTCGTAATGCTGAATATAATCCAAAACGTTTTGCTGCAGTGATTATGCGTATTAGAGAACCTAAAACCACAGCTTTGATTTTCGCATCCGGGAAAATGGTCGTTACGGGTGCTAAGAGTGAAGATGATTCAAAACTAGCCAGTAGAAAATATGCAAGGATTATCCAAAAAATTGGTTTTGCTGCCAAGTTTACtgatttcaaaattcaaaatattgttgGTTCTTGTGATGTTAAATTCCCTATTAGATTAGAGGGTTTGGCCTTCAGTCATGGAACTTTCTCCTCATATGAACCTGAATTATTCCCAGGTTTAATTTATAGAATGGTGAAACCAAAGATTGTGCTTCTAATTTTCGTCTCAGGGAAAATTGTTTTAACCGGTGCCAaacaaagagaagaaatttatcAGGCATTTGAAGCTATTTACCCTGTGCTGAGTGAATTCAGAAAGATGTGA